From Jeotgalibaca dankookensis, one genomic window encodes:
- the ftsA gene encoding cell division protein FtsA: protein MKNEGLFVSLDIGTTSIKVVVAEYANNQLNVIGVGNEISKGLSRGVIVDIDETVTSIKNAVEQAEKKANKKIKNVVVGIPGNQISIEPCHGMYGVTSEDKEITDSDVQNVFAAAKVRSITPDREIISIIPEEFIVDGFDGIRDPRGMIGVRLELYANMITGPKTVVHNIKRCVERAGLVVEDMVVQPLATASVAMSKDERDFGTILIDLGGGQTTASVIHDDQLKFVYVDPQGGNLVSKDISIILNTTMDNAEYIKREFGCAIPEDASDEEFFPVEVIGKDEPMRADEKYLAEIIEARLVQIFETVKKALDQVEARDLPGGIILTGGGSAIPGIIELAEEIFELNVKHYVPEQMGMRHPIFATSLGLIKYTGEQDEINLVAKKQSVKNRQSEPKVIPIQERKQPVVHTEPTYVEEEPERERSKSQSFFDQVKQFFQSIFE, encoded by the coding sequence ATGAAGAATGAAGGTTTATTTGTCAGTTTAGATATTGGAACCACTTCAATAAAAGTAGTTGTGGCGGAATATGCAAATAATCAGTTAAACGTTATTGGAGTCGGAAATGAAATATCTAAAGGACTCAGCAGAGGCGTTATTGTGGATATCGATGAAACAGTTACGTCCATAAAAAATGCAGTTGAACAAGCTGAAAAGAAAGCAAACAAAAAAATAAAGAATGTTGTCGTTGGGATTCCTGGTAACCAAATTAGTATTGAACCCTGTCATGGCATGTATGGTGTCACAAGTGAAGATAAAGAGATTACAGACAGTGATGTCCAAAATGTTTTCGCTGCTGCAAAAGTACGCTCGATTACTCCTGATAGAGAGATTATCTCCATCATTCCAGAAGAATTTATCGTGGATGGCTTTGACGGTATTCGAGATCCGCGTGGCATGATTGGTGTCAGGTTAGAATTATATGCCAATATGATAACTGGACCTAAAACAGTTGTCCATAATATTAAGCGCTGTGTGGAAAGAGCTGGGCTGGTTGTAGAAGATATGGTCGTTCAACCATTAGCGACTGCAAGCGTTGCGATGAGTAAAGACGAACGCGATTTTGGAACGATTTTAATTGATCTAGGAGGCGGACAGACAACAGCATCAGTCATACATGATGACCAGTTGAAATTTGTTTATGTCGATCCTCAAGGTGGCAATCTTGTTTCCAAAGATATTTCTATTATCTTAAATACAACAATGGACAACGCGGAATACATCAAACGTGAATTTGGTTGTGCCATCCCTGAAGATGCATCCGATGAGGAATTCTTCCCAGTAGAAGTTATTGGAAAAGATGAACCAATGCGAGCAGATGAAAAGTATTTAGCTGAAATCATCGAGGCACGGTTAGTGCAGATTTTTGAAACTGTTAAGAAAGCGCTCGACCAAGTTGAAGCGCGTGACTTACCTGGTGGGATTATCTTAACCGGAGGCGGGTCGGCTATTCCTGGGATAATTGAACTAGCTGAAGAAATATTTGAATTGAATGTTAAGCATTATGTTCCTGAACAAATGGGAATGCGTCATCCAATTTTTGCAACAAGTCTTGGTTTAATTAAATATACAGGTGAACAAGATGAAATTAACCTGGTGGCAAAAAAACAATCAGTCAAAAACAGACAGTCTGAACCTAAAGTTATTCCGATTCAAGAACGGAAACAACCAGTGGTTCACACGGAACCAACTTATGTGGAAGAAGAGCCAGAACGCGAACGATCAAAAAGTCAGTCGTTTTTTGACCAAGTAAAACAATTCTTCCAGTCAATTTTTGAATAA
- a CDS encoding cell division protein FtsQ/DivIB — MLKKVGAKRPRRDQRIRQTNKKYIGLYAGFSLGLMFTGFLISPYGKVNDVYVEGVEQLPEQLVLDASQISRHQTTIGTLASSQAVEAAIISTLPKVKAVQVKREELHDIVLEVEEFETIAYLDQANGYHSVLENGSILDEFHQVPIGNNPILSHFEQGPLLNQFITAFQTIDEEVQNSISEITYEGTKQNPYKISLYMNDGNYITANINDFAEKIIYYPAMAQTLKDKKGTIDMEVGAFFTPFDSETTQEIDLELESSE; from the coding sequence ATGTTGAAAAAAGTAGGAGCAAAACGGCCCAGAAGAGATCAACGGATAAGACAGACGAATAAAAAATATATTGGCTTATACGCCGGATTTAGTTTGGGTCTCATGTTTACTGGTTTCCTCATCTCTCCCTATGGAAAAGTAAATGACGTTTATGTAGAGGGAGTAGAGCAGCTACCAGAACAGCTCGTACTAGATGCCAGTCAAATCAGTCGCCATCAAACAACGATTGGGACACTAGCGAGCAGCCAAGCGGTAGAAGCAGCTATCATTTCAACACTTCCAAAGGTCAAAGCAGTTCAAGTCAAAAGAGAGGAACTCCATGACATTGTTTTAGAGGTTGAAGAATTTGAAACAATCGCTTATTTAGACCAAGCAAACGGTTATCATAGTGTACTTGAAAATGGCAGTATACTAGATGAATTTCATCAGGTGCCCATCGGAAATAATCCGATTCTCTCTCATTTTGAGCAAGGCCCTCTACTCAATCAATTTATTACGGCGTTTCAAACGATAGATGAAGAGGTACAAAATAGCATTTCTGAAATTACTTATGAAGGTACGAAACAAAATCCTTACAAGATTAGTTTATACATGAACGACGGTAATTATATTACTGCGAATATCAATGATTTCGCAGAAAAGATTATTTATTACCCCGCTATGGCCCAAACACTAAAAGATAAAAAAGGGACAATTGACATGGAAGTCGGCGCCTTTTTTACACCATTTGATTCGGAAACAACTCAAGAAATTGATTTAGAACTGGAATCTAGTGAATAA